A window of the Thalassophryne amazonica chromosome 11, fThaAma1.1, whole genome shotgun sequence genome harbors these coding sequences:
- the LOC117520501 gene encoding protocadherin beta-15-like, translating into MMWTEKRSGSRDFSWISFPLCLLLFVGKQALAEIRYSVPEEVKEGTVVGNVAKDLGFDVTSLTNRRFRVVSESEEDFFEVKQDSGALCVHKKIDREEVCEGSGACLMELKIIVENPLEIHYVAVEINDVNDHAPSFPLALQTFEIAENTQTGRRFQLPTASDPDDGINSIHLYTLAANEHFDVNVRQRDKNKIPFLVLKKPLDREQKNKHSLLVTAGDGGKPQRSGTLNVTILVLDVNDNPPIFTQETYEISVKENIEVGTLIFKITASDPDEGTNAAIEYKFGKNLMNKLDYIFDLNMQTGEIRVKRMLDYEDDDVYELDIEASDKGTPPSSAECRLIIKIMDINDNTPEIEITSLSDTVSEDSKPGTIVSLITVKDKDSGVNGKIISQIIKDAPFELKPSYKENTYSVVTNRFLDREQMSNYEITIKATDCGEPPLSTLKTLNIQISDVNDNSPHFEQNPFQFYLVENNVAGKSIFSVSATDKDLNDNAAITYHIVREGQNGIMSFLNINPDNGHISVLKSFDFETLKTFQLQVVATDCGTPSLSSNVTVNVFILDQNDNPPVILYPVSANGSAKGVEEIPRNVNAGHLVTKVRAYDADIGYNGWLLFSLQEVTDHSLFALDRYTGQIRTLRSFTETDEAEHKLIILVKDNGNISLSATATVTVKLVESKEAFAASDVKGSAKDEEDNNVIFYLMITLGSVSTLFLISIIMLIAMQCSKTTDYSSKYLQEANYDGTLCNSIQYRSGEKRYMLVGPRMSIGSSVVPGSNANTLVVPDRRQTSAEVRPFNQIHVVKYLAFWLACLCLFYSCDDMHNASVTVCFLMYCSAAV; encoded by the exons ATGATGTGGACCGAAAAGAGAAGTGGATCCCGGGATTTCTCCTGGATTTCTTTTCCTCTTTGTCTGCTGCTGTTTGTCGGAAAGCAGGCTTTGGCTGAAATAAGGTACTCTGTTCCCGAGGAGGTGAAAGAAGGAACCGTTGTTGGGAATGTTGCAAAGGATCTCGGCTTTGACGTCACCTCTTTGACAAACCGACGGTTCcgtgttgtttctgagtctgaggAGGATTTTTTTGAGGTAAAACAGGACAGCGGTGCTTTGTGTGTCCACAAGAAAATCGACAGAGAGGAGGTCTGTGAGGGGAGCGGCGCATGTCTAATGGAGCTGAAAATAATCGTTGAAAATCCTTTAGAAATACATTATGTGGCTGTAGAAATTAATGATGTTAATGATCATGCACCCAGTTTTCCTTTAGCTCTTCAGACGTTTGAAATAgcagaaaacacacaaacaggaagGCGATTTCAGCTGCCGACTGCGAGTGATCCTGATGATGGAATAAATTCCATCCATTTATATACTTTAGCTGCAAACGAACACTTTGATGTCAATGTTCgtcaaagagacaaaaataaaataccatTTTTAGTGCTGAAGAAGCCGTtagacagagaacagaaaaataaacactcaCTGCTGGTTACAGCTGGTGATGGTGGAAAACCTCAAAGATCAGGGACTCTAAATGTGACCATTCTTGTTCTTGATGTTAATGATAACCCTCCCATATTTACTCAAGAGACCTATGAAATATCAGTaaaagaaaatattgaagttggaacgttgatATTTAAAATAACTGCATCAGATCCTGATGAAGGAACGAATGCagcaattgaatataagtttggAAAAAACTTGATGAATAAACTCGATTACATTTTTGACTTAAATATGCAAACTGGTGAGATTAGAGTGAAAAGAATGTTAGACTACGAAGATGATGACGTTTATGAACTGGATATTGAGGCGTCAGATaaaggcacaccaccatcctcagctGAATGTAGACTTATTATAAAGATAATGGACATAAATGACAATACACCTGAAATAGAAATCACATCACTGTCAGATACAGTGTCTGAAGATTCAAAACCTGGTACAATTGTTTCCCTCATTACTGTGAAAGATAAGGATTCTGGTGTGAATggaaaaattatttcacaaataaTAAAAGATGCTCCTTTTGAATTAAAACCCTCTTATAAGGAGAATACATATTCAGTTGTGACAAACAGATTTTTGGATCGAGAACAAATGTCAAATTATGAAATAACAATCAAAGCCACAGATTGTGGTGAGCCTCCCTTATCTACTTTAAAAACACTGAATATTCAGATTTCAGATGTCAATGATAACAGTCCACATTTTGAACAAAATCCGTTCCAGTTTTATCTTGTTGAAAATAATGTTGCTGGAAAGTCAATATTCTCTGTAAGTGCAACAGACAAAGACCTGAATGATAATGCAGCTATTACTTATCATATTGTGAGAGAAGGTCAAAATGGAATAATGTCTTTCCTAAATATAAATCCTGATAACGGACACATTTCAGTACTAAAAAGTTTTGACTTTGAAACCCTGAAAACTTTCCAGTTGCAAGTTGTGGCCACAGATTGTGGAACTCCATCACTGAGCAGCAACGTGACGGTGAACGTGTTCATTCTGGATCAGAACGACAACCCTCCAGTCATCCTGTATCCAGTCAGTGCTAATGGTTCTGCTAAAGGTGTGGAGGAGATTCCccgaaatgtgaacgcaggtcactTGGTGACTAAAGTCAGAGCCTATGACGCTGATATAGGATATAATGGCTGGTTACTGTTTTCACTGCAGGAGGTTACTGACCACAGTCTGTTTGCTTTGGACCGCTATACAGGACAGATCAGAACACTTCGCTCATTCACAGAGACAGATGAGGCTGAGCATAAACTGATCATACTGGTCAAAGACAATGGGAACATTTCACTCTCAGCAACAGCTACTGTGACTGTCAAACTTGTGGAGTCCAAAGAGGCTTTTGCAGCTTCTGATGTTAAAGGTTCAGCAAAAGATGAAGAGGACAATAATGTGATTTTTTATCTCATGATCACTTTGGGCTCAGTTTCCACACTTTTCCTCATCAGTATCATCATGCTGATTGCCATGCAGTGCTCCAAAACCACAGACTATTCCTCCAAGTATTTGCAAGAAGCAAATTATGATGGAACTCTGTGCAACAGCATCCAGTACAGATCTGGAGAGAAACGTTACATGTTAGTTGGACCCAGAATGAGTATTGGATCGTCTGTAGTCCCTGGAAGCAATGCAAACACTCTGGTGGTTCCTGACAGAAGACAAACATCTGCAGAGGTAAGACCATTTAATCAGATTCATGTG GTTAAGTATTTGGCTTTTTGGCTTGCCTGCCTTTGCCTGTTTTACTCatgtgatgacatgcacaatgCCAGTGTCACTGTTTGTTTTCTGATGTACTGTAGTGCTGCAGTATAA
- the LOC117520502 gene encoding protocadherin alpha-8-like translates to METERRSGSRDFSWISFPLCLLLFVGKQALAEIRYSVPEEVKEGAVIGNVAKDLGFDVTSLTNRRFRVVSESEEDFFEVKQDSGALCVHKKIDREEVCQGSGACLMELQIIVENPLEIHYVAVEITDVNDHAPSFPASEKTFEIAEQTLSGWRFQLPAAHDPDAGVNSIRTYNLNSNDHFDIDVDQNDEDRILFLVLKKPLDREQKNKHSLLVTAVDGGKPQRSGTLNVTIIVLDSNDNRPIFGQKSYEISVKENVPVGTLVFQIKASDADEGPNADIEYSLGKMLKQKVYDMFELDTRSGEIIVKGMLDYEDNDVYKLDVEASDKGIPPLSNECRVVIKIIDINDNPPQIEITSLSHTVSEDSKPGTVVSLITVKDKDSGLNGKIISQIINYVPFELKPSYKENTYSVVTKGFLDREQMSNYEITIKGTDCGEPPLSTLKTLNIQISDVNDNSPHFEQNPLQFYLVENNVAGKSIFSVSATDKDLNDNAVITYHIVREGQNGIMSFLNINPDNGHISALKDFDFETQKSFQFHVVATDYGTPSLSSNVTVNVFILDQNDNPPVILYPVSANSSAEGVEEIPRNVNAGHLVTKVRAYDADIGYNGWLLFSLQELTDHSLFALDRYTGQIRTLRSFTETDEAEHKLVILVKDNGNISLSASATVTVKLVEPKEAFAASDVKGSAKDEEENNVTFYLMITLGSVSTLFLISIIVLIVMQCSKSTDYSSKYLQEANYDGTLCNSIQYRSGDKRYMLVRPRMSIGCTVVPGSNANTLVVTDRRQTPLEHEIFVPPLGNPLSVEQRGI, encoded by the exons CCGGGATTTCTCCTGGATTTCTTTTCCTCTTTGTCTGCTGCTGTTTGTCGGAAAGCAGGCTTTGGCTGAAATAAGGTACTCTGTTCCCGAGGAGGTGAAAGAAGGAGCCGTTATTGGGAATGTTGCAAAGGATCTCGGCTTTGACGTCACCTCTTTGACAAACCGACGGTTCcgtgttgtttctgagtctgaggAGGATTTTTTTGAGGTAAAACAGGACAGCGGTGCTTTGTGTGTCCACAAGAAAATCGACAGAGAGGAGGTCTGTCAGGGGAGCGGCGCATGTCTAATGGAGCTGCAAATAATCGTTGAAAATCCTTTAGAAATACATTATGTGGCTGTAGAAATTACTGATGTTAATGATCACGCACCCAGTTTTCCTGCCAGTGAGAAGACGTTTGAAATAGCAGAACAAACACTGTCAGGATGGCGTTTCCAACTACCGGCTGCTCATGATCCTGATGCTGGAGTTAATTCCATTCGAACTTATAATTTAAATTCAAATGATCATTTTGATATTGATGTTGACCAAAACGACGAGGACAGAATTTTATTTTTAGTGCTGAAGAAGCCGTtagacagagaacagaaaaataaacactctCTTCTTGTCACAGCTGTTGATGGTGGAAAACCTCAAAGATCAGGGACACTAAATGTGACCATTATTGTTCTTGACAGTAATGATAACCGTCCGATATTTGGTCAGAAGTCCTATGAAATTTCAGTGAAGGAAAACGTTCCAGTCGGCACTTTGGTATTTCAAATAAAAGCCTCGGATGCCGATGAAGGTCCCAATGCAGACATTGAATACAGCCTTGGAAAAATGTTGAAGCAAAAAGTGTATGATATGTTTGAATTAGACACACGAAGTGGAGAAATTATAGTAAAAGGAATGTTAGATTATGAAGATAATGACGTTTACAAGTTAGATGTTGAGGCGTCAGATAAAGGAATACCGCCATTATCAAATGAATGCAGAGTTGTTATAAAAATAATAGACATAAATGACAATCCACCTCAAATAGAAATTACATCACTGTCACATACAGTGTCTGAGGATTCAAAACCTGGTACAGTTGTTTCTCTCATTACTGTGAAAGATAAAGATTCTGGTTTGAATGGAAAAATAATTTCACAAATAATAAATTATGTTCCTTTTGAATTAAAACCCTCTTATAAGGAAAATACATATTCAGTTGTGACTAAAGGATTTTTGGATCGAGAACAAATGTCAAATTATGAAATAACAATCAAAGGCACAGATTGTGGTGAGCCTCCCTTATCCACTTTAAAAACACTGAATATTCAGATTTCAGATGTCAATGATAACAGTCCACATTTTGAACAAAATCCGTTACAGTTTTATCTTGTAGAAAATAATGTTGCTGGAAAGTCAATATTCTCTGTAAGTGCAACAGACAAAGACCTGAATGAtaatgcagttattacttatcATATTGTGAGAGAAGGTCAAAATGGAATAATGTCTTTCCTAAATATAAATCCTGATAATGGACACATTTCAGCACTAAAAGATTTTGACTTTGAAACCCAGAAAAGTTTCCAGTTCCACGTTGTGGCCACAGATTATGGAACTCCATCACTGAGCAGCAATGTGACAGTGAACGTGTTCATTCTGGATCAGAACGACAACCCTCCAGTTATCCTGTATCCAGTCAGTGCTAACAGTTCTGCTGAAGGTGTGGAGGAGATTCCccgaaatgtgaacgcaggtcactTGGTGACTAAAGTCAGAGCCTATGACGCTGATATAGGATATAACGGCTGGTTACTGTTTTCACTGCAGGAGCTTACTGACCACAGTCTGTTTGCTTTGGACCGCTATACAGGACAGATCAGAACACTTCGCTCATTCACAGAGACAGACGAGGCTGAGCATAAACTGGTCATACTGGTCAAAGACAATGGGAACATTTCACTCTCAGCATCAGCTACCGTGACTGTCAAACTTGTGGAGCCCAAAGAGGCTTTTGCAGCTTCTGATGTTAAAGGTTCAGCAAAAGATGAAGAGGAGAATAATGTCACTTTTTATCTCATGATCACTTTGGGCTCAGTTTCCACACTTTTCCTCATCAGTATCATCGTGCTGATTGTCATGCAGTGCTCCAAAAGCACAGACTATTCCTCCAAGTATTTGCAAGAAGCAAATTATGATGGAACTCTGTGTAACAGCATCCAGTACAGATCTGGAGATAAGCGTTACATGTTAGTTCGACCCAGAATGAGTATTGGATGTACTGTAGTTCCTGGAAGCAATGCAAACACTCTTGTGGTTACAGACAGGAGACAAACACCTTTAGAG CATGAAATCTTTGTCCCTCCTCTTGGAAATCCTTTGTCTGTTGAGCAAAGAGGCATTTGA